A part of Limihaloglobus sulfuriphilus genomic DNA contains:
- a CDS encoding alpha-amylase family protein, producing MNYRLLFAVAIFSTASFLNAGNLHWRSEGGTSDGKTLTFISPGRTPAEPGAEVSKAFDVSSPVSGGILRWRVSDSFDGGTCGYIVYGIKVNGDTLWQMDVCKAVNREVKITLPKDMQISEITVYAKIKKRISNFGVSISWQYLSFEQNGKEKTLVTSDYTKFVIQGELPPEIELKQIPVRKEQWLENAVIFQPWGKYEYQILYKENPPLEQICRDYGITAIALQPWPNFQRYGYKGVTEQDFIDVLKECRRLGLKIILYSSIMHQGHGPQWQNGILEKKHPEWSQRDKYGKPITHYGHEWLCPSTGALEYTLEYTKSLVESYECDAIMLDNNEFLSSDGTGEGVTCYCDSCRADFKDYVLRRFGDSFGDHFKITKEDIDIPGVKSDLYNLWIHWRNIVWADALAVFREQIALPVFANTQYRYKNFWLATDLQYEHEEAVFSESGSVTGPAELSAKMLLGNAIADDKPLINYMGTFQKHVSPVVLRPPFEAGHAVAGTLAYNAKPWLLWHGIAENESNPASREVIRTLMKFRADNELLFRQLQPVGTAAVLFSPQSRNYSGKPLIPSFAADMQLSGLPLQGVWQHSIESRLGRYRVLAAQNVTCLSSHHADIISDWLSEGGVLIATSDFAVYDEIGRARSVSLLDKMKSTAGNIHVVDDAAEMGRLILRFADEDVFSGSPVEIRPYECRNGFVLHLVNHSQKPIKDGWSFEVPKKYLSNIKKCEFFSPETKEELELSADSGRLSNIPGVKFYAVIKLSK from the coding sequence ATGAATTATAGATTATTGTTTGCAGTTGCAATTTTTTCTACCGCCTCGTTTTTGAATGCCGGCAATCTTCACTGGAGAAGTGAAGGCGGCACCAGTGACGGAAAAACGCTAACCTTTATTTCGCCCGGCAGAACGCCTGCAGAGCCCGGAGCGGAGGTTTCAAAAGCCTTTGATGTCAGCTCGCCTGTATCCGGGGGTATATTAAGATGGAGGGTAAGCGACAGTTTTGACGGCGGCACATGCGGCTATATTGTTTATGGTATAAAGGTCAACGGGGACACTCTCTGGCAGATGGATGTCTGCAAGGCTGTAAACAGAGAAGTGAAAATTACTTTGCCTAAGGATATGCAGATAAGTGAGATAACTGTTTATGCGAAGATTAAGAAAAGAATATCCAACTTTGGAGTTTCAATATCCTGGCAGTATTTAAGTTTTGAACAGAACGGTAAAGAAAAAACACTGGTAACGTCTGATTACACTAAATTTGTCATCCAAGGTGAGCTTCCGCCCGAAATTGAGCTAAAACAGATACCGGTTAGAAAAGAACAGTGGCTTGAGAATGCAGTAATATTTCAGCCGTGGGGCAAATATGAGTATCAGATATTATATAAAGAAAATCCGCCCCTTGAACAGATATGCAGAGACTACGGTATTACCGCAATAGCGCTTCAGCCCTGGCCTAACTTTCAGAGATATGGATATAAAGGGGTAACAGAGCAGGATTTCATAGATGTGCTCAAGGAATGCCGGCGGCTCGGCCTCAAGATAATACTCTACAGCAGCATAATGCATCAGGGACACGGCCCGCAGTGGCAGAATGGAATTCTTGAAAAGAAACACCCCGAATGGTCACAGAGAGATAAATACGGCAAGCCGATTACTCATTACGGACATGAATGGCTTTGCCCTTCTACCGGGGCCCTTGAATACACACTCGAATATACCAAATCTCTGGTTGAGAGCTATGAATGCGACGCGATAATGCTTGACAACAATGAATTTCTCTCTTCTGATGGTACAGGCGAGGGTGTGACATGCTATTGCGATTCCTGCAGAGCGGACTTTAAAGACTATGTTCTAAGGCGTTTCGGCGATTCTTTTGGCGATCATTTTAAAATCACAAAAGAAGATATTGATATCCCCGGGGTTAAAAGCGACCTTTATAATTTGTGGATCCACTGGAGAAATATTGTCTGGGCAGATGCCCTGGCAGTTTTCAGGGAGCAAATAGCTCTGCCGGTGTTTGCCAATACACAGTACCGCTACAAAAATTTCTGGCTGGCGACCGACTTGCAGTACGAACACGAGGAGGCCGTCTTTTCTGAGAGCGGCTCTGTTACCGGGCCCGCCGAGCTCAGCGCAAAGATGCTGCTTGGAAACGCAATAGCTGATGATAAGCCGCTGATCAATTATATGGGAACATTTCAGAAACATGTAAGCCCTGTTGTTCTGCGCCCGCCTTTTGAGGCCGGTCATGCTGTAGCAGGTACCCTTGCATACAACGCCAAGCCATGGCTTCTATGGCATGGAATTGCAGAAAATGAGAGTAACCCCGCTTCGCGTGAGGTAATTCGCACCCTAATGAAATTCAGGGCTGATAATGAGTTGTTATTTCGGCAGTTACAGCCTGTCGGCACCGCGGCGGTTCTGTTTTCTCCTCAGTCGAGGAACTATTCGGGCAAGCCGCTTATACCCTCATTTGCTGCTGATATGCAGCTTAGCGGTCTGCCGCTGCAGGGTGTATGGCAGCACAGTATTGAAAGCCGGTTGGGAAGATACAGAGTCCTGGCTGCGCAGAATGTTACGTGTTTAAGCTCTCATCATGCCGATATAATTAGCGACTGGCTCTCAGAAGGCGGTGTTTTGATTGCCACAAGTGATTTTGCTGTCTATGACGAGATCGGCAGGGCCAGAAGTGTCTCACTTCTCGATAAAATGAAAAGCACGGCGGGAAATATACATGTTGTCGATGATGCGGCAGAAATGGGAAGACTGATACTGAGGTTTGCAGACGAAGATGTGTTTTCCGGCTCTCCTGTAGAGATACGTCCATATGAATGCAGAAATGGATTTGTGCTGCATCTGGTAAACCACTCTCAAAAGCCGATCAAGGACGGCTGGAGTTTTGAGGTTCCGAAAAAATATCTCAGTAATATAAAAAAATGCGAATTCTTCAGCCCTGAAACAAAAGAAGAGTTGGAATTGAGCGCGGATTCGGGCAGATTGTCCAATATACCGGGAGTAAAGTTCTATGCAGTTATTAAATTGTCTAAATAA
- a CDS encoding right-handed parallel beta-helix repeat-containing protein, with translation MIYLKSAFISFLVCFHAMGIECGQWGYNPHDFNKDCVVDFADLAALADDWFSAEMIEGKAADVYTLQQLIDDTPVGGEVVLAGGIYHGTLIIDKDIHLRGVSGETVIIDAAGTGSASLVLDASVTAACLIEGIEFINGEYGAIQANNAKAVIRNCVFSGAQGRNTIEDFDGLLDNCIIENNQTPSKNGLIVFSGGRINGCIIRSNIISSGNSIFAVCSAVIENNLIYANTAGAASFVICDGIIRNNTITDNNTPSGTWYGCEAQVYNNIDWGNTQGGIKPLSGYTSSPANYCVLEADSGGEGNIIGSPGFVDPGQNDYRLGPDSVCIDAAQAANSPFYDIEGDTRGTESADIGAYEYNTVSQVMYASNLSTHEFGDLRTIAGTAGSGDIVEVYPGISTSTVIVNQDIIIRSAAGPENTVMAMNSTVAFNIAPAVTNLVIKGIKVTGATYAVYARGNGGLIDGCIFTDCVGLNLISSFSGTVRDCNISDNTCSGGSLITSAEQKYCDLINNVIIDNDCSGSDLLYRLSGLCENNIIARNSCAGIFYQFEGIIRNNTIVDNILSGAAVKGGKGDFVNNIVWANGNCDFIGLNEFSGSQVFPSYCNLDSYSGRGYANMSADPLFESGTDCKLSDSSPVINKGFAVNSPKRDINGNLRVGNPDIGAYEYSTVNYAGALFPYKYTVDKTGDINNDNIVDTADLQVLADSWLECTDPGVSSCSDQWLPPEPPYNAKKIDSLPPQGLDWTEGSIIVQPWGVSVWDILAYENIGNNPEMLRDNYGINTIIINPLEAHNRVGQNYYLEYKEFLDAISRYREAGFKIIIYSSIIHCGHFSTWESGLLDRLFPLWQQRSSNGATCNTYGHPWLSPATDGFDYTLAYAKQLIELYQPDAIMLDNSQLMWGRDVAGNVTGGPTDYSEGAQTKFREYLESRYGDAVETEFGVLLDNASIPDETQSDTRLYRVWMDWRNRLMAKTLERFREEIHPVLLFANTAYEYKNWHLATDMQLRHEDVVLSETRGKVSRDITLKLMLGKAFGEGRPIWNYLGTFEDNINYLKPPAEIARIISATLARLSNPWLVYYGFSSYDTENGPSRDVIADYFRFRSEHPDLYEDLTSYRNTGYIFSTRDHKYRGYTHLSTTLRNLQAAGIVMDGIEDIYLGETDLSRFDVIMMDTESRCLSQEDADVIIDFVESGGRFVAYKDAGDYDELGFERSQSRSILSEKLGLSENEISGVSQWWNSNTSSADHAVGSGYIHLRGSSNVVSKVTELSGNRFTSSTPGEFVELFPYKNNAGTMIVHSMNHDYSGTALSGWSVTVPDEFTGNIDVIVYTPESGTFSPFYSRNGNSITVTMPEIKAYSVLKISSN, from the coding sequence ATGATATACCTAAAATCAGCATTTATAAGTTTTCTTGTCTGTTTCCATGCCATGGGCATAGAGTGCGGGCAATGGGGTTACAATCCACATGATTTCAATAAAGACTGCGTGGTAGATTTTGCTGACCTGGCCGCTTTGGCAGATGACTGGTTCTCCGCGGAGATGATCGAGGGCAAAGCCGCGGATGTCTATACTTTGCAGCAGCTTATAGATGATACGCCTGTTGGCGGCGAGGTTGTCCTTGCCGGGGGAATATATCATGGTACGCTCATTATTGATAAAGATATACATCTAAGAGGTGTATCTGGTGAGACGGTGATTATCGATGCCGCGGGTACAGGCTCGGCATCACTGGTGCTTGATGCTTCGGTTACGGCTGCGTGCCTTATAGAAGGGATAGAATTTATAAATGGCGAATACGGAGCAATTCAGGCCAACAACGCCAAAGCGGTAATACGCAACTGTGTATTTTCCGGAGCTCAAGGCAGAAATACAATTGAAGATTTTGACGGGCTGCTGGACAACTGCATTATCGAAAACAATCAAACCCCCTCAAAAAACGGTCTTATTGTTTTTTCCGGAGGCAGGATAAACGGATGCATCATACGAAGCAATATAATTTCGTCGGGAAACAGCATATTTGCCGTTTGTTCGGCTGTAATAGAGAATAATCTGATTTATGCAAACACAGCCGGTGCCGCGTCTTTTGTTATTTGTGACGGCATAATACGAAATAATACAATTACAGATAACAATACACCTTCGGGTACATGGTACGGCTGCGAGGCTCAGGTATACAACAATATTGACTGGGGTAATACACAGGGGGGCATAAAGCCGCTTTCAGGCTACACGTCTTCTCCTGCCAACTATTGCGTGCTGGAAGCAGACTCTGGCGGTGAAGGCAACATAATTGGCAGTCCCGGCTTTGTTGATCCAGGGCAGAACGATTATCGGTTAGGGCCGGATTCTGTCTGTATTGATGCTGCCCAAGCGGCTAATTCTCCCTTTTATGACATTGAGGGCGATACCCGTGGAACAGAATCAGCAGATATCGGCGCATACGAGTACAATACTGTCTCACAGGTCATGTATGCCAGCAACCTTAGTACTCATGAATTTGGAGATCTAAGGACTATCGCAGGCACTGCGGGTTCGGGTGATATTGTAGAGGTATATCCCGGTATTTCAACCAGCACCGTAATCGTTAATCAGGATATTATAATCCGTTCAGCAGCCGGGCCTGAAAATACGGTCATGGCTATGAACTCAACAGTTGCTTTTAATATAGCTCCGGCTGTAACAAATCTTGTTATAAAAGGTATCAAGGTTACAGGTGCTACATACGCCGTTTATGCCAGAGGCAACGGCGGCCTGATCGATGGATGCATTTTTACAGATTGTGTGGGACTCAACCTCATATCCTCGTTCAGCGGCACTGTACGCGACTGCAATATATCTGATAACACTTGTTCCGGCGGCAGCTTAATAACTTCAGCCGAACAGAAATACTGCGATTTAATAAACAACGTAATTATTGATAACGATTGTTCAGGCAGTGACTTGCTCTATAGATTAAGCGGCCTCTGCGAGAATAATATTATTGCACGTAACTCCTGCGCAGGTATCTTTTATCAGTTTGAGGGAATTATAAGGAATAATACTATAGTGGATAATATTCTCTCCGGAGCAGCGGTCAAGGGAGGCAAAGGTGATTTTGTCAACAATATAGTATGGGCAAACGGCAACTGTGATTTTATCGGTCTTAATGAGTTCAGCGGATCACAGGTTTTCCCCAGCTACTGCAATCTTGATTCTTATTCCGGCAGGGGATATGCCAACATGTCGGCAGATCCTTTGTTTGAATCTGGTACAGACTGTAAACTAAGTGATTCTTCTCCGGTTATAAATAAGGGGTTTGCGGTAAACAGCCCGAAGAGAGATATTAACGGCAATCTGCGTGTTGGAAACCCTGATATCGGGGCGTATGAATATAGTACTGTCAACTATGCCGGAGCATTATTTCCGTATAAATATACAGTTGATAAGACCGGTGATATAAATAATGATAATATCGTAGATACCGCGGATTTGCAAGTCTTGGCGGATTCATGGCTCGAATGTACCGACCCCGGAGTTTCAAGTTGCAGTGATCAGTGGCTGCCGCCCGAGCCTCCTTATAATGCAAAAAAGATAGATTCTCTGCCGCCGCAGGGGCTTGACTGGACTGAAGGCTCAATCATAGTTCAGCCCTGGGGAGTCAGTGTCTGGGATATTCTGGCGTATGAGAACATCGGCAATAATCCGGAGATGCTGCGTGATAACTACGGTATCAATACTATAATAATCAATCCCCTTGAGGCTCACAACCGCGTGGGACAGAATTATTACCTCGAATACAAGGAATTCCTGGATGCTATCAGCCGCTACAGAGAAGCGGGATTCAAGATCATAATCTACTCGAGTATAATACATTGCGGGCATTTTTCAACATGGGAGTCCGGCCTGTTGGACAGACTCTTTCCTCTGTGGCAGCAGCGGTCTTCAAATGGGGCTACATGCAACACGTACGGCCATCCATGGCTCTCTCCGGCGACCGATGGGTTTGATTATACCCTGGCCTACGCAAAACAGCTCATAGAGCTCTATCAGCCCGATGCTATTATGCTGGATAACAGTCAACTGATGTGGGGGCGGGATGTAGCCGGCAATGTTACCGGCGGCCCGACCGACTACAGCGAGGGGGCTCAAACTAAATTCAGAGAATATCTGGAAAGCCGTTACGGAGATGCCGTTGAAACAGAGTTCGGTGTTTTGCTTGATAATGCGTCGATTCCGGACGAAACACAATCTGATACAAGGCTTTACCGTGTCTGGATGGACTGGAGAAACCGGCTAATGGCCAAAACTCTTGAACGCTTTCGTGAAGAGATACATCCTGTACTTCTCTTCGCCAACACTGCCTATGAGTACAAAAACTGGCACCTTGCTACGGATATGCAGCTTAGACATGAAGATGTAGTGCTTTCCGAGACACGCGGCAAGGTATCAAGGGACATTACGCTCAAGCTGATGCTCGGCAAGGCGTTTGGCGAGGGCAGGCCGATCTGGAATTATTTAGGTACTTTTGAAGATAATATCAATTACCTCAAGCCGCCGGCTGAAATTGCAAGGATTATTTCGGCTACTCTTGCAAGGCTGTCAAACCCCTGGCTGGTTTATTATGGTTTCAGCTCTTACGATACAGAGAACGGCCCCTCAAGAGATGTTATCGCTGATTACTTCAGGTTCAGATCTGAACACCCTGATTTATATGAAGACTTAACCTCTTATAGAAATACGGGTTACATTTTTTCTACACGCGACCACAAATACAGGGGCTATACGCATCTTTCCACTACTCTAAGGAATTTGCAGGCCGCGGGCATCGTTATGGACGGTATAGAAGATATTTACCTGGGAGAAACTGACCTGTCAAGATTTGATGTTATTATGATGGATACTGAATCTCGCTGTCTCTCACAAGAAGACGCGGATGTGATTATAGATTTTGTTGAGTCCGGCGGCAGATTTGTGGCATACAAAGACGCCGGAGATTACGATGAGCTTGGTTTCGAAAGGAGCCAGAGCAGGTCCATTCTATCGGAGAAACTTGGCCTTTCAGAGAACGAGATATCAGGTGTCTCGCAATGGTGGAATTCAAATACATCCTCTGCCGATCATGCCGTTGGCAGCGGATACATACATCTTCGCGGCAGCTCTAATGTTGTAAGCAAGGTTACTGAGCTTTCAGGAAACAGGTTTACTTCAAGTACGCCGGGTGAGTTTGTTGAATTGTTTCCGTATAAAAATAATGCCGGCACCATGATTGTCCATTCAATGAATCATGACTATAGCGGTACGGCATTATCGGGCTGGTCGGTAACCGTCCCCGATGAGTTTACCGGTAATATTGATGTTATTGTTTATACTCCGGAATCTGGCACATTCAGTCCGTTTTACAGCAGAAACGGTAATTCAATTACCGTTACCATGCCGGAAATAAAAGCATATTCAGTTTTAAAGATCAGCAGTAATTGA